One genomic region from Magallana gigas chromosome 3, xbMagGiga1.1, whole genome shotgun sequence encodes:
- the LOC105342872 gene encoding uncharacterized protein, giving the protein MNLKLSQSCPCIWSVDKMFKVFLLVAITASLFPGTVQLHCCIPSQLETYIDELSFVPGGRGSTVVQNMSYDAVTKRNAFHVFGDSIHDEYDAIIDYRANMSYSWAKGVCNVTYAGPFHEICFTGGKLVRKSFMGVYPDIIKLNTYLISSERFRWSITVGKTCTPVELRRQNDDFLNLMRFYNMTVGIRDESVFTPPKICSKKESRVPKTFQTPLFYRSTAMRGQFP; this is encoded by the exons ATGAACTTAAAGCTCAGTCAGTCTTGTCCTTGCATTTGGTCAGTTGACAAGATGTTTAAAGTTTTCTTACTAGTCGCAATAACTGCTTCATTATTTCCAGGGACAGTTCAGCTTCATTGTTGCATTCCTTCTCAGCTAGAAACTTATATTGATGAGCTGTCTTTTGTTCCTGGGGGTCGAGGAAGCACTGTCGTACAA AACATGTCTTACGATGCCGTGACTAAACGAAACGCTTTCCATGTTTTTGGTGATTCAATACACGATGAATATGACGCCATTATCGACTACCGGGCC AATATGTCATATTCGTGGGCCAAGGGGGTGTGTAACGTAACGTACGCAGGTCCTTTTCATGAAATTTGCTTTACAG gGGGAAAGTTGGTACGAAAATCTTTCATGGGAGTTTATCCAGACATCATTAAACTAAACACATATTTGATTTCGAGCGAGCGTTTCCGTTGGTCCATCACTGTTGGCAAAACCTGCACTCCTGTTGAATTGAGAAGACAAAACGACG ATTTTCTGAATCTGATGCGTTTCTACAATATGACTGTAGGAATAAGAGATGAATCAGTTTTCACACCACCAAAAATATGTTCTAAAAAG gAATCACGAGTACCAAAAACGTTCCAAACCCCTCTGTTTTATCGATCTACAGCGATGCGTGGACAGTTCCCTTAA
- the LOC105342871 gene encoding uncharacterized protein yields the protein MYTIFLLVALVASSFLETVQFQCCIPSQLETYIDELSFVPGARGRNVVQNTSYDAVTKREAFHVFDNTINNGYDVIYDYRANMSYMWSRGVCNVSYAGPFHEFCFAEGKLVRKSFMGVFPEITKLNTYMVAGKRCHASYTVGKSCSPVELEMNCNDSLTLTRFYNMTLGIKNESVFTPPKICFKKESRRIIAHQTPLFFRTAAMFGTPLEFP from the exons ATGTATACAATTTTCTTACTAGTCGCATTGGTTGCCTCATCATTTCTGGAGACAGTTCAGTTTCAGTGTTGTATTCCTTCTCAGCTAGAAACTTATATTGATGAACTATCTTTTGTCCCTGGGGCTCGAGGAAGGAATGTTGTACAA AATACGTCTTACGATGCTGTGACCAAACGAGAAGCTTTCCATGTTTTTGATAATACAATAAACAATGGATATGACGTCATTTACGACTACCGAGCC AATATGTCATATATGTGGTCTAGAGGGGTGTGTAACGTGTCGTACGCAGGTCCTTTTCATGAATTTTGCTTTGCAG AAGGAAAGTTGGTACGGAAATCTTTCATGGGAGTTTTTCCTGAGATCACTAAGCTGAACACTTATATGGTTGCGGGCAAGCGTTGCCATGCTTCTTACACTGTTGGCAAAAGCTGCTCTCCTGTTGAACTGGAAATGAACTGCAACG ATTCACTTACTTTGACCCGTTTCTACAACATGACTTTGGGAATTAAGAATGAATCAGTTTTCACACCACCCAAAATATGTTTCAAGAAG GAATCACGAAGAATAATAGCCCACCAAACCCCTTTGTTTTTTCGAACTGCAGCGATGTTTGGCACACCACTTGAGTTTCCTTAA